From the genome of Streptomyces sp. NBC_01116, one region includes:
- the pglW gene encoding BREX system serine/threonine kinase PglW codes for MSSTPRPSAPRPGPPPAREHWFQPRRSGFRWEQEGLDHIRRLMPATEPYRAWATFQFTGVTGRVNECDLLIAVPGGVYLLELKGHPGRVVNHGDTWQFHSDRVRTLRNPLHLTDLKAKELKAQLEQAARASGIDPRKVPFIKPAVFLHDAALVSELDEFQRTAVYGLNDSGSGLPGIWDGLLGLPPERESWRVTPQDSARLEQLMKRVGISHSTAHLRYGDDWRLEPRALDAGPGWEDRLAVRDDSLAKESGRVRIYLSGQDSSAEQRSRLDRAARREYQVLQGINHRGIVQAVQIREHQGGPAILFRHREADLRLDAYLNAYGGLLSPTIRLDLVRQLAEAVRYAHNRSLYHRALAARSVYVSAREDGTDPTLRIADWQTAARDFESSSHLSLADTPLDSGLVADTAQVYLAPETSREFADPVDLDIFGLGSLSYLLLTGKPPAEVRSSLVDRLAAEGGLHPYAVSDSVSATLDDLVFRATASDVQHRLTSADEFLQLLDAAEAEFAQTGRSAAVTVDPLTAKAGQYLDQEWEVVRVLGTGATARAILVAHRTEEGAYDEASLRVFKVALDREKDARLYAEAKALREVGGSRIVKLLADPREVGGRTVLEIEYAGGFRSPQDREPVSLGSRLRGEGRLGYGQLERFGTDLFDALDTLAARGVRHRDIKPDNLGLFKRNDGSWQLMLFDFSLANASDQDLRAGTRGYLDPFLGSSRRSRYDDYAEWYAAAVTLYEMATGERPLWGDGQVDPLTVADAELHVADELFESALREGLTSFFHRALHRDLDQRYGSLRLLQDAWRDVFRRADSARPPTTPATVDRQAEDVEDAREQAAAAAGPKTSLDAAGLSPRAVSVAAGLGASTVEALLDVPAYSISRARGAGNVIRKELNRRRKQWLQELRQRPAGRKPVSLPADAPEEALESVETLAARLTPAATTGRRTRPRPDVVLATLGLPGAALAESWPSQPAIAKALGISQPTVSQHQSAAIGQWAALPWLGRVRDELVTVLSEQGRVMTAAELAAELRVRHAPQDVDDDTDRANLQALALAVVRAAVEAESRRLDEAHGIEHGVGDGEGSAPPPRIAVLRRGGTVLLALEDLPGSDDPTPVELADHATELGHAAQALAARDPLPGKEAVLRELRAVPAPEGMAPPADTRLVALAASMAGGVGVSPRFELFPLDLGLDRALRVSQAAAGVRRAIGIGADDLLARLRSRFPGLAVLADITYVELEEALEKAGFPLEYDRDRSLFFPPAHDPDRSRPAYTMTSVPGTGTLYGDAQAELAEGRDPRRILALRLDDALRRGGFLALTVRGAYLPGLAERLAERCGVLPIALDDLFLTALRELAEEQGVPWRALLKADAGFTATGLLGTALGSYTRFAAERVAQRCADLAEQAGPRTVPLLHRAGLVARYWEAGGRELLVSLQQSARRPADTPHGLWLLVPMDDPQATPALEGRTVDVVDRVSEWVVLEGLPLRELRGEE; via the coding sequence GTGTCGTCGACTCCCCGGCCGTCCGCTCCTCGCCCCGGTCCGCCGCCGGCCCGTGAGCACTGGTTCCAGCCGCGTCGTTCCGGTTTCCGCTGGGAGCAGGAGGGTCTGGACCACATCCGTCGGCTGATGCCGGCGACCGAGCCGTACCGGGCCTGGGCCACCTTCCAATTCACCGGCGTCACCGGCCGGGTCAACGAGTGCGATCTGCTGATCGCGGTGCCCGGTGGCGTGTACCTCCTGGAGCTCAAGGGACATCCGGGCCGGGTGGTGAACCACGGTGACACCTGGCAGTTCCACAGCGACCGGGTGCGCACGCTCCGTAATCCGCTGCACCTGACCGATCTCAAGGCCAAGGAACTCAAGGCTCAGCTGGAGCAGGCAGCCCGCGCCTCCGGTATCGATCCGCGCAAGGTGCCCTTCATCAAGCCGGCCGTTTTCCTGCACGACGCCGCCCTGGTGAGCGAGCTGGACGAGTTCCAGCGCACCGCCGTCTACGGGCTGAACGACTCCGGAAGCGGGCTGCCCGGCATCTGGGACGGGCTGCTCGGACTCCCTCCGGAGCGGGAGAGCTGGCGGGTCACCCCGCAGGACAGCGCCCGCCTCGAACAGCTGATGAAACGCGTCGGGATCAGCCATTCCACCGCTCATCTGCGGTACGGGGACGACTGGCGCCTCGAGCCGCGGGCTCTGGACGCGGGCCCTGGGTGGGAGGACCGCCTCGCGGTCCGCGACGACAGCCTGGCCAAGGAGAGCGGCCGGGTCCGGATCTATCTGTCGGGGCAGGACTCGTCCGCCGAGCAGCGCAGCCGCCTCGACCGTGCGGCCCGTCGCGAGTATCAGGTCCTGCAGGGGATCAACCACCGCGGCATCGTCCAGGCCGTGCAGATCCGCGAGCACCAGGGCGGCCCGGCGATCCTCTTCCGGCACCGCGAGGCCGATCTGCGGCTGGACGCCTACCTGAACGCCTATGGGGGCCTCCTCTCCCCCACGATACGTCTGGATCTGGTGCGCCAGCTCGCCGAGGCCGTGCGGTACGCGCACAATCGCTCGCTCTACCACCGGGCGCTGGCCGCCCGCTCGGTGTACGTCAGCGCCCGCGAGGACGGCACGGACCCGACCTTGCGGATCGCGGACTGGCAGACGGCCGCCCGGGACTTCGAATCCAGCTCCCATCTGTCGCTGGCCGACACTCCGCTGGACTCCGGTCTGGTGGCCGACACGGCCCAGGTGTATCTCGCCCCGGAGACGTCCCGGGAGTTCGCCGACCCGGTCGACCTGGACATCTTCGGCCTCGGTAGCCTCTCCTACCTCCTGCTGACCGGGAAGCCTCCCGCCGAGGTACGCAGCTCCCTGGTGGACCGGCTGGCCGCCGAGGGTGGCCTGCATCCGTACGCGGTCTCCGACAGCGTCTCGGCCACCCTGGACGACCTGGTCTTCCGGGCCACCGCCTCCGATGTGCAGCACCGGCTCACCTCGGCCGACGAGTTCCTGCAGCTGCTCGACGCCGCGGAGGCCGAGTTCGCGCAGACCGGACGGTCGGCGGCGGTGACGGTCGACCCGCTGACCGCCAAGGCCGGGCAGTATCTGGACCAGGAGTGGGAGGTCGTACGGGTCCTCGGCACCGGCGCCACTGCCCGCGCGATCCTGGTCGCCCACCGCACCGAAGAGGGCGCCTACGACGAAGCCTCCCTGCGGGTGTTCAAGGTGGCCCTCGACCGTGAGAAGGACGCCCGTCTCTACGCCGAGGCGAAGGCGCTGCGCGAGGTCGGCGGCAGCCGCATCGTCAAGCTGCTCGCCGACCCGCGTGAGGTGGGCGGCCGCACCGTCCTGGAGATCGAGTACGCGGGCGGGTTCCGTTCCCCCCAGGACCGGGAGCCGGTCAGCCTGGGCTCGCGGCTGCGAGGTGAGGGGCGGCTCGGCTACGGGCAGCTGGAGCGGTTCGGCACCGACCTCTTCGACGCTCTGGACACTCTCGCCGCCCGTGGGGTGCGGCACCGTGACATCAAGCCGGACAACCTCGGCCTGTTCAAACGCAACGACGGCTCCTGGCAGTTGATGCTGTTCGACTTCTCGCTGGCCAACGCATCCGACCAGGATCTGCGGGCCGGCACCCGCGGCTATCTCGACCCGTTCCTGGGCAGTAGCCGTCGTTCCCGTTACGACGATTACGCCGAGTGGTACGCGGCGGCGGTGACCCTGTACGAGATGGCCACGGGCGAACGCCCGTTGTGGGGCGATGGCCAGGTGGATCCGCTGACCGTCGCGGACGCCGAGCTCCATGTCGCTGACGAGCTGTTCGAGTCCGCCCTGCGGGAGGGACTGACCAGTTTCTTCCACCGGGCACTGCATCGAGATCTCGATCAGCGCTACGGCAGTCTGCGTCTGCTGCAGGATGCCTGGCGGGACGTCTTCCGCCGGGCGGACTCGGCTCGGCCGCCGACCACCCCGGCCACGGTGGACCGGCAGGCCGAGGACGTGGAGGACGCCCGGGAACAGGCGGCCGCGGCTGCCGGGCCGAAGACCTCGCTGGACGCGGCGGGGCTGTCGCCGCGGGCCGTCTCGGTGGCGGCCGGTCTCGGGGCCTCCACCGTGGAGGCGCTCCTGGACGTCCCGGCGTACTCGATCTCCCGTGCCCGGGGCGCCGGGAACGTGATCCGCAAGGAGCTGAACCGGCGGCGCAAGCAGTGGCTCCAGGAGCTGCGGCAGCGCCCTGCGGGGAGAAAGCCCGTCTCGCTGCCCGCCGACGCCCCCGAGGAGGCGCTGGAGTCGGTGGAGACCCTGGCCGCCCGGCTCACCCCGGCGGCGACGACGGGCCGGCGCACCCGGCCGCGGCCGGACGTCGTCCTGGCCACCCTGGGTCTGCCCGGTGCCGCCCTGGCCGAGAGCTGGCCCTCCCAGCCGGCCATCGCCAAGGCCCTGGGCATCAGCCAGCCGACCGTTTCGCAGCACCAGAGCGCCGCGATAGGGCAGTGGGCCGCACTGCCCTGGCTCGGCCGGGTCCGCGACGAGCTGGTGACCGTACTGTCCGAGCAGGGCCGGGTGATGACGGCCGCCGAGCTCGCGGCCGAGCTCCGGGTCAGGCACGCCCCGCAGGACGTGGACGACGACACGGACCGCGCGAACCTGCAGGCGCTGGCGCTGGCCGTGGTACGAGCCGCGGTCGAGGCCGAGTCGCGCCGGCTGGACGAGGCCCACGGGATCGAGCACGGGGTCGGAGACGGGGAGGGGTCCGCTCCTCCGCCCCGGATCGCCGTGCTGCGGCGCGGCGGCACGGTCCTGCTGGCTCTGGAGGACCTTCCCGGAAGCGACGACCCGACCCCGGTGGAGCTGGCCGATCACGCGACCGAGCTCGGCCACGCCGCCCAGGCCCTGGCGGCCCGCGATCCGCTGCCGGGCAAGGAGGCCGTCCTGCGCGAACTGCGCGCGGTGCCCGCACCGGAGGGGATGGCCCCCCCGGCCGACACCCGTCTCGTGGCGCTGGCCGCGTCGATGGCCGGCGGTGTCGGCGTCTCTCCGCGGTTCGAGCTGTTCCCCCTGGACCTCGGTCTGGACCGGGCACTGCGCGTCTCCCAGGCGGCGGCCGGGGTGCGGCGCGCCATCGGCATCGGGGCCGATGACCTGCTGGCCCGGCTCCGCTCCCGCTTCCCGGGCCTGGCGGTACTGGCCGACATCACGTACGTGGAGCTGGAGGAGGCCCTGGAGAAGGCCGGCTTCCCGCTGGAGTACGACCGGGACCGCTCGCTGTTCTTCCCGCCCGCGCACGATCCCGACCGGAGCCGGCCCGCGTACACCATGACGTCCGTGCCCGGCACCGGCACTCTCTACGGCGACGCACAGGCGGAGCTGGCCGAGGGGCGCGATCCGCGCCGGATCCTCGCCCTGCGCCTCGACGACGCGCTGCGCCGGGGCGGGTTCCTGGCGCTGACCGTCAGGGGCGCCTACCTTCCGGGCCTCGCCGAGCGGCTGGCCGAGCGCTGCGGTGTTCTCCCGATCGCCCTGGACGACCTGTTCCTCACCGCGCTGCGCGAACTGGCCGAGGAGCAGGGGGTGCCCTGGCGGGCCCTGCTGAAGGCGGACGCCGGGTTCACCGCCACCGGCCTCCTGGGCACTGCCCTGGGCTCCTACACCCGGTTCGCCGCCGAGCGCGTAGCACAGCGGTGCGCGGACCTGGCCGAGCAGGCGGGCCCGCGCACCGTCCCGCTGCTGCACCGGGCCGGTCTGGTGGCCCGCTACTGGGAGGCCGGCGGCCGCGAACTCCTGGTCTCCCTGCAGCAGTCGGCCCGCCGCCCCGCCGACACCCCGCACGGCCTGTGGCTGCTCGTCCCGATGGACGACCCCCAGGCCACCCCGGCTCTGGAGGGACGCACGGTGGACGTGGTGGACCGGGTGAGCGAGTGGGTGGTCCTCGAAGGGCTACCGTTGAGGGAACTTCGCGGGGAGGAGTGA
- a CDS encoding helix-turn-helix transcriptional regulator, translating to MPARPLPAPTASSTAVRAAFLTVKDAADYLGLSPHTLYVWRHRRQGPPSFRMGPRGRVMYRVEALDAWVREQEQADSRSNPALNPLSVRPQERSASFTTA from the coding sequence ATGCCTGCACGACCCTTGCCTGCCCCCACTGCTTCCTCCACGGCGGTACGCGCGGCATTCCTGACCGTGAAGGACGCCGCCGATTACCTCGGCCTCTCACCCCACACCCTCTACGTCTGGCGCCACCGCCGGCAGGGACCGCCGAGCTTTCGCATGGGCCCTCGCGGTCGCGTCATGTACCGAGTGGAAGCCCTCGACGCCTGGGTCCGCGAACAGGAGCAGGCCGACTCCCGCTCCAACCCCGCCCTCAACCCACTCAGCGTCCGCCCGCAGGAGCGTTCCGCCAGCTTTACCACCGCCTGA
- a CDS encoding tyrosine-type recombinase/integrase, protein MYGKCTRYRVKGIPGVKDRSFDALQDAKTWLAQAQTDARRGEFVDPRDGAISVKDYIATHWWPTQSGDPSTIERIEQRVRRHIVPHLGAQPLNAIGTEVLRHWKKRLEKDLGPTSIRLVWATLSSVLQAAVEDRRLGRNPCRSSTVGPPPAAPGRVEAWPPERVLAVREALPDRYRILLVIGAGLGLRQGEALGLSADDIDFEKEVVHVRRQIKMVRAKLCFALPKGRKVRDVPLPASVARAIRQHMEQFAPIPVTLPWDDPTPAETPVEAKHRRPRTYSLLVTGRERKAINRNYFNSYVWKPALATAGVIAALDEGTDGARVWEPSREHGFHALRHFFASEELESGESVVSLARWLGHSDPGFTLRKYSHFLPRAGARGSAAIDVIFA, encoded by the coding sequence ATGTACGGCAAGTGCACCCGCTACCGAGTCAAGGGCATCCCCGGCGTCAAGGACCGTTCCTTCGACGCACTTCAGGACGCCAAGACCTGGCTCGCCCAGGCCCAGACCGATGCACGCCGAGGCGAGTTCGTCGATCCCCGGGACGGGGCCATCTCCGTCAAGGACTACATTGCGACCCACTGGTGGCCCACTCAGAGCGGTGACCCGTCCACGATCGAGCGGATCGAGCAGAGGGTACGCCGCCACATCGTTCCCCACCTGGGTGCTCAGCCGCTCAACGCCATCGGCACGGAAGTCCTGCGGCACTGGAAGAAGCGGCTGGAGAAGGACCTCGGTCCGACCTCGATCCGTCTGGTCTGGGCGACGCTCTCCAGCGTCCTCCAGGCTGCGGTCGAGGACCGTCGCCTCGGACGCAACCCATGCCGGTCCAGCACGGTCGGGCCTCCGCCCGCGGCCCCTGGCAGGGTTGAGGCGTGGCCGCCCGAACGGGTGCTGGCGGTACGGGAGGCTCTGCCGGACCGCTACCGGATACTCCTCGTGATCGGAGCAGGTCTCGGGCTCCGCCAAGGGGAAGCGCTCGGACTCTCAGCGGACGATATCGACTTCGAGAAGGAAGTCGTCCACGTCCGGCGGCAGATCAAGATGGTGCGAGCGAAACTGTGCTTCGCGCTTCCGAAGGGCCGCAAGGTCCGGGACGTGCCGCTGCCGGCCAGCGTGGCCCGGGCAATCCGGCAGCACATGGAGCAGTTCGCACCGATCCCGGTCACGCTGCCCTGGGACGACCCGACTCCGGCCGAGACGCCGGTGGAGGCCAAGCACCGGCGGCCGAGGACCTACAGCCTCCTGGTGACGGGACGTGAGCGGAAGGCCATCAACCGGAACTACTTCAACTCCTATGTGTGGAAGCCCGCTCTGGCCACGGCGGGTGTGATCGCCGCGCTGGACGAGGGCACCGATGGTGCTCGCGTGTGGGAGCCGTCCCGGGAGCACGGCTTTCACGCCCTGCGCCACTTCTTCGCCTCCGAGGAACTGGAGTCTGGCGAATCGGTCGTCTCCCTGGCACGCTGGCTGGGGCACTCGGACCCCGGGTTCACGCTGCGGAAGTACTCCCACTTCCTGCCCCGCGCCGGCGCACGAGGTAGCGCCGCCATCGACGTGATCTTCGCGTAG